In Kordiimonas sp. SCSIO 12610, the following are encoded in one genomic region:
- a CDS encoding TraB/GumN family protein: MFKFFAIRLLLLTMVFGCASTNQPIGYHDLFPGTEQVIRSPSPSLWKVTGRNGNILHILGSIHALPPGSKWQTPLLNEVIENTDQLVLERVPITSPDQALRVLKYIKKNGYTEDTGNSLLAQLPKELHSQARQLWFSVMPDMDGNSQIDAIKNVRPWYYFLISSSSPDIPIKNLQVSKRLVVDTDYGVEAYLKQKFNPTNTKAITDDVAALRTLFEIGDEVALQLIIHRLSTIAETRSELIQTLHPEVKIREAWIKGDDDQFWTTYQQREANTPKAQHEFLINRRNTLWLAQIIQHIESDQKTLVVVGSAHLFGEMGLLNQLKLRGYHPVKIQGRTNED; this comes from the coding sequence ATGTTCAAATTTTTCGCTATCAGACTATTGCTGCTTACGATGGTATTTGGATGCGCATCCACCAATCAGCCAATTGGATATCACGACCTGTTTCCCGGTACTGAGCAAGTCATTCGCTCGCCTTCTCCAAGCCTTTGGAAAGTTACCGGAAGAAATGGTAATATTTTACACATTTTGGGCAGCATTCATGCTCTCCCCCCAGGTAGTAAGTGGCAAACTCCGCTTTTAAACGAAGTGATCGAAAACACAGACCAGCTTGTTCTCGAACGAGTGCCGATTACATCACCAGATCAAGCATTGCGTGTCCTGAAATATATAAAGAAAAACGGATATACTGAGGATACTGGAAACAGCCTGCTGGCTCAGTTACCCAAAGAACTGCATTCTCAGGCTCGGCAATTATGGTTTTCCGTTATGCCAGACATGGATGGGAATAGCCAGATTGATGCCATCAAAAACGTGCGGCCATGGTACTATTTCCTTATTTCCTCTTCCAGTCCTGATATTCCGATCAAAAACCTTCAAGTTTCTAAAAGGCTGGTGGTTGATACAGACTATGGTGTTGAGGCGTATCTGAAGCAAAAATTCAATCCCACCAATACCAAAGCTATTACTGATGACGTAGCTGCATTACGGACCTTGTTTGAAATTGGTGACGAAGTCGCATTGCAATTGATCATACACCGGCTAAGCACTATCGCTGAAACACGCTCAGAATTAATACAAACCCTGCACCCAGAAGTAAAAATCAGGGAAGCCTGGATCAAGGGAGATGATGATCAGTTTTGGACCACATATCAACAACGGGAAGCAAATACCCCCAAGGCACAACATGAATTTTTGATCAATCGACGCAACACTCTATGGCTTGCTCAGATTATTCAGCATATTGAAAGTGATCAAAAAACACTGGTGGTTGTTGGCTCAGCCCATTTGTTTGGGGAAATGGGCCTTCTTAACCAACTCAAATTACGGGGCTATCACCCCGTAAAAATACAAGGTCGCACAAATGAGGACTAG
- the dcd gene encoding dCTP deaminase, which translates to MSIMSDKWIRKMSKEHGMIEPFVDGQVRDDCVSYGLSSYGYDARVSPEFKIFTNVDSAVVDPKDFSPKSFVDRDTDVCIIPPNSFALARTVEYFRIPEDVLVICLGKSTYARCGIIVNVTPLEPGWEGHVTLEFSNTTPLPAKIYANEGACQFLFLQGNEPCETSYKDKAGKYQGQKGVTLPRM; encoded by the coding sequence ATGTCGATAATGTCAGATAAATGGATCAGAAAAATGTCTAAAGAACACGGCATGATTGAGCCATTTGTTGATGGACAGGTTCGTGATGATTGTGTCTCCTATGGATTGTCATCCTATGGATATGATGCGCGGGTTTCGCCGGAGTTTAAAATTTTCACGAATGTTGATTCTGCAGTTGTCGACCCCAAGGATTTTTCGCCTAAAAGCTTCGTGGACCGCGATACGGATGTTTGTATTATTCCACCCAACAGCTTTGCCCTCGCCCGGACAGTTGAGTATTTCCGCATACCAGAGGATGTTTTGGTAATTTGTCTCGGCAAATCGACCTACGCGCGATGTGGTATTATCGTCAATGTTACGCCGCTCGAGCCGGGCTGGGAAGGGCATGTTACCCTTGAGTTCTCAAACACAACGCCGCTGCCTGCTAAAATTTATGCCAATGAAGGGGCATGCCAATTCCTTTTCCTTCAAGGAAATGAGCCTTGTGAGACGTCCTATAAGGACAAAGCAGGAAAATATCAGGGCCAAAAAGGCGTAACCTTGCCGCGTATGTAA
- a CDS encoding TolC family protein, which translates to MSALQLTPTTIMNGAYLVNPAVRRITPATTAFIHCLILVALLAVATFNVNAQEVSPKALDFAAAKNRLLDRSDALEAANAEVRSKEAQERSTRTLRRPDISADIQVIEYEKTLDLTLTTLGPIAEQFGFPNPIEFEQRDTVFRPIISATLPIYAGGKIRATQSGAIAQVAGAEAEREEILDQLLLNLIRNYYGQQFAAKAMTVRKDVLDGLERHKSDVEKLEVEGIASKAQKLQAYVARDDAARRYQTSVANLASARAALGGILRLPEGVKPSSPLFVISTPLLPLEHYKSAAQYNHPSLKRIDALRNQADAAVKIENSRRKPEVFGFGQYNLNAQNALISDPDWTIGVGFRYKFLSGQNRNESLRSAKETRNRAAATRRETEVQVDIGVTRAWYQANAARERFLLQDNAIISAKESLRLQTLAHREQQATSLDVIDAQLGLERAQIEQAQAAYEFIVAIAELARLSGDLKNFELLPAKADRIIQ; encoded by the coding sequence ATGTCTGCATTACAATTGACACCGACAACAATTATGAATGGCGCCTATCTTGTAAATCCTGCCGTGAGGCGGATTACTCCAGCGACCACGGCCTTTATTCACTGCCTGATATTGGTAGCTTTACTTGCGGTCGCTACATTTAATGTGAATGCACAAGAGGTATCGCCAAAAGCTCTGGATTTTGCAGCGGCTAAGAATCGGCTGTTAGATCGTTCAGATGCATTGGAAGCTGCAAATGCTGAAGTTCGATCTAAGGAGGCGCAAGAACGTTCAACGCGAACATTGCGTAGGCCTGATATTAGCGCAGATATTCAAGTTATTGAATATGAGAAAACGCTCGATCTGACGCTTACCACTCTAGGTCCGATAGCTGAGCAATTTGGGTTTCCAAATCCAATTGAATTTGAACAGCGTGATACTGTATTTCGCCCCATCATATCTGCAACCTTACCCATTTATGCAGGTGGAAAGATTAGAGCTACACAGTCAGGCGCAATTGCGCAAGTTGCTGGTGCGGAAGCAGAACGAGAAGAGATTCTTGATCAGCTTCTATTAAACTTGATCAGAAATTACTACGGGCAACAATTTGCTGCCAAAGCCATGACCGTTAGAAAAGATGTGTTAGATGGCTTGGAGCGGCACAAATCTGATGTAGAAAAGCTTGAGGTTGAAGGCATTGCAAGTAAAGCTCAAAAACTTCAGGCATATGTAGCGCGCGATGATGCTGCGCGTCGTTATCAAACCTCGGTTGCGAATTTAGCGAGTGCGAGAGCGGCGCTTGGTGGTATTCTTCGCTTACCGGAGGGGGTTAAACCATCTTCCCCATTGTTTGTGATATCGACTCCACTTCTCCCTCTTGAGCACTATAAATCAGCTGCTCAGTATAATCATCCTAGCCTGAAGCGTATCGATGCCCTGCGGAACCAGGCAGACGCCGCCGTAAAGATCGAAAATTCACGCAGAAAACCCGAAGTATTTGGCTTTGGTCAATATAACCTGAATGCACAAAACGCTCTTATATCAGACCCTGATTGGACAATAGGTGTGGGCTTTCGGTATAAATTTTTATCTGGGCAAAATCGAAACGAAAGTTTGCGATCGGCCAAAGAAACACGAAATCGGGCAGCTGCAACTCGCCGCGAAACCGAAGTCCAAGTCGATATTGGCGTTACGCGGGCGTGGTACCAAGCGAATGCGGCGCGTGAACGTTTTCTTTTACAAGACAATGCGATCATATCTGCCAAAGAGAGCCTGCGCCTCCAAACGCTAGCACACCGGGAACAACAAGCAACATCGCTTGATGTTATCGATGCGCAACTTGGATTGGAACGTGCACAAATTGAACAGGCACAGGCAGCTTATGAATTTATCGTTGCAATCGCAGAATTGGCAAGATTATCGGGTGATTTAAAGAATTTCGAATTGTTGCCCGCTAAAGCTGACAGGATCATCCAATGA
- a CDS encoding ABC transporter permease: MMRDGFNSVFKRLLSDQTAFMLILVAPILYSFLYPSGYAGELVSSIPVAIVDQDNSAVSRSIISKVGATQQARTVAILQSSEEALALIYKREIYAFVLIPNDYSEKLQRGEQGEITLYGNGAYLLRVSTALTAISEALTSSARDTVLKQSAVLGAPSERPIETDKRPLFNTTEGYGSFIVPGVVFMIMHQTFVMGLALMAATLRRERGGALTPKPSRLAGIALGFFLIACLELAYFIGFVFWLQDYPRASAEPVALIFVAMLFAGATVALALTLGSFFKTRERPMQIWVTTSVPIFFLSGLTWPKEVTPDWIIWLGKLFPTTPGIQAMISLNQLGAGLSDITSEIMNLMALILFFGAIAFYRYSRTQFSLALPRASINRNKR, translated from the coding sequence ATGATGCGGGACGGCTTTAATAGTGTCTTCAAGCGCCTATTATCAGATCAGACAGCTTTTATGCTGATCCTTGTTGCCCCCATTCTCTATTCTTTTCTGTATCCAAGCGGTTATGCAGGCGAATTGGTAAGCAGTATTCCAGTGGCGATCGTTGATCAGGACAATTCAGCTGTCAGTCGCTCAATTATTAGTAAAGTCGGAGCCACACAGCAGGCTAGAACTGTTGCTATTCTGCAATCTTCGGAAGAAGCTCTGGCACTAATATATAAACGAGAAATTTATGCATTTGTTCTGATCCCAAATGATTACTCAGAAAAACTGCAACGAGGTGAACAAGGTGAAATAACCCTCTATGGAAATGGAGCCTATTTACTGAGAGTAAGCACTGCACTAACTGCGATCAGTGAAGCATTAACATCATCGGCAAGAGATACAGTTCTTAAACAATCCGCTGTGTTGGGTGCACCGTCTGAGCGACCGATTGAAACAGACAAACGACCACTCTTCAACACTACCGAAGGATATGGCAGTTTCATCGTGCCGGGAGTTGTGTTCATGATTATGCATCAGACTTTCGTGATGGGCCTTGCTTTAATGGCTGCAACCTTACGTCGTGAGCGCGGCGGGGCGCTTACCCCTAAACCTTCAAGGCTCGCAGGAATTGCACTCGGATTTTTCCTGATAGCTTGCCTTGAACTTGCATATTTCATTGGATTTGTTTTCTGGCTTCAGGATTATCCTCGCGCTTCGGCAGAACCTGTAGCCCTCATATTTGTGGCTATGTTATTTGCGGGAGCAACTGTCGCACTTGCTTTGACCTTAGGTAGTTTCTTTAAAACCCGCGAACGACCGATGCAAATATGGGTGACGACGTCTGTCCCGATATTTTTCCTTTCGGGCCTCACGTGGCCTAAGGAAGTAACGCCCGATTGGATCATTTGGTTGGGAAAACTATTTCCAACAACACCTGGAATTCAAGCTATGATAAGCCTGAATCAATTGGGCGCGGGTCTGAGCGACATTACTTCCGAGATTATGAATCTTATGGCACTGATTCTGTTTTTTGGAGCCATTGCTTTCTACCGCTACAGTCGCACCCAGTTTTCTCTTGCATTACCAAGAGCGTCAATAAACCGGAACAAACGATAG
- a CDS encoding zinc-binding dehydrogenase: MSTPSNYLQMVSTVSSDGELKMELVEKPMPEPKAGQIIVRVEAAPINPSDHGVMFGWSNMAEAKSTGSGQNTILTAPVPEQGMRAMKARVGQALPVGNEGAGTVVAAGSDEYAQSLIGKTVAVMGGGMYSQYRAIDAVMALPLLEGHSAKEGASCFVNPLTALSFLETMRMEGHTAIVHTAAASNLGQMLVRICQADGVNLVNIVRKKEQVDLLRDMGAQYVVNSSSDSFMADLTDAVHETGATLGFDATGGGQLASNILTAMEGAAARTPGAYSVYGSIKHKQVYLYGGLDVSPTVLSRGYGMAWGIGGWLLPNFLAKAGNEVAMRMRTRVANELTTTFASHYTDEISLSQALEAEVVQQYNAKTTGQKFLICPQKP; this comes from the coding sequence ATGTCTACGCCCAGCAATTATCTCCAAATGGTTTCAACGGTCTCTTCGGATGGCGAGTTAAAGATGGAACTCGTCGAAAAACCCATGCCAGAACCCAAAGCAGGACAGATAATTGTTCGGGTTGAAGCAGCGCCTATCAATCCATCAGATCATGGGGTTATGTTTGGCTGGTCAAATATGGCTGAAGCCAAATCAACAGGAAGTGGCCAAAATACGATATTAACGGCTCCGGTACCAGAACAGGGCATGCGAGCCATGAAGGCAAGGGTCGGTCAGGCGCTCCCAGTTGGAAATGAGGGCGCTGGCACTGTTGTAGCGGCAGGGTCTGATGAATATGCACAAAGTTTAATAGGTAAAACAGTCGCCGTCATGGGTGGTGGTATGTATAGTCAATACCGCGCTATTGATGCTGTCATGGCGCTTCCACTCCTCGAAGGACATAGCGCGAAGGAGGGAGCATCTTGCTTTGTTAACCCATTGACAGCATTGAGCTTCCTTGAAACCATGCGTATGGAAGGCCATACAGCTATTGTGCACACCGCAGCCGCATCCAACCTTGGCCAAATGCTCGTGCGGATATGTCAGGCTGATGGGGTGAACCTCGTGAACATTGTTCGCAAGAAAGAACAAGTCGATTTACTAAGAGATATGGGCGCGCAGTATGTTGTCAATAGTAGCTCCGATAGTTTTATGGCTGACTTAACAGACGCTGTTCATGAAACCGGTGCGACACTCGGCTTTGACGCGACAGGCGGTGGACAACTTGCCTCAAACATTCTTACTGCTATGGAAGGCGCGGCTGCTCGAACACCAGGTGCTTATAGTGTCTATGGATCTATCAAACATAAGCAGGTCTATTTGTATGGCGGTTTGGATGTTTCCCCAACAGTATTATCTCGCGGATATGGCATGGCGTGGGGCATTGGCGGATGGCTATTGCCAAACTTTCTCGCGAAGGCTGGTAACGAGGTCGCAATGCGAATGAGAACACGAGTAGCTAACGAACTGACAACAACTTTCGCAAGTCATTATACTGATGAGATTTCGCTTAGCCAAGCACTAGAGGCTGAGGTAGTCCAGCAATATAACGCAAAGACAACAGGTCAGAAATTTCTTATATGCCCGCAGAAGCCGTGA
- a CDS encoding TonB-dependent hemoglobin/transferrin/lactoferrin family receptor, with product MRKKTTISLSLLTGTILSSSLYAQDVGVDFDAAEVEEITITATRVERPVFSTPTAVSVVDRNNIQLYQPLSYADVLEGVPGVAIQGGSRRISEEPNVRGFLDNQVVIRLDGSRQNFDLAHRGRFFVDPDLVSRIEVVRGSASALYGSGALGGVISVETIGANDLLQDGETFGARAKIGYQSNGDELLTSFGVYGKSGPIDILGNFVYRQVFNDLEGGSGNPIVDTEDRLLNGLVNFGLNIGENSRLEIIADQYDNEGENPTAADSVSSPNTVVDRDTRERNLRLNYTYNDPDNQFIDFRVNAYYSDIDVTEARFVDDRLDISDFSSRGIDINNTSRFGSDGLSVALTYGFEWFEDDQSGTRDGVDRLQFPDAERSFTAVYAQAEIEILETLSIIPGIRYDDFAQDSDLGGERDNDAFTPRVAIGFSPTDWFYLWGSWAEAFRAPSLTELFNDGTHFAIPNGLGPNTLVLNQFVPTPDLLPEEAETLELGARVRFENETDDIRLQASATYFSSDIDNFVNQVVTFLDPTRPPQFVPPFGPTTFFGTTQSTNVDANISGFEAEAKFDSTYFSVSVSGFTLDGDDRTNNTGLGSIPQDSITFTLNGNIPNWGVRLGGRATIASAQRDVPDGSVETDGYETIDLFVSWVPKNLEGFSITAGIDNLFDEEFSVHPTVIEQPGRSFRITLSHRFGG from the coding sequence ATGCGTAAAAAAACAACAATATCCTTGTCACTGCTCACAGGTACAATCCTGTCATCTTCCCTCTATGCTCAGGATGTCGGCGTTGATTTTGATGCCGCAGAGGTTGAAGAAATAACCATCACAGCAACACGGGTGGAACGTCCTGTCTTTTCGACCCCTACTGCTGTCAGCGTCGTTGACCGTAATAATATTCAATTATATCAACCCCTGTCCTATGCGGATGTTCTGGAAGGTGTTCCGGGTGTTGCCATACAGGGCGGCAGTCGCCGCATTTCAGAGGAACCAAACGTTCGCGGTTTCCTTGATAATCAGGTGGTGATCCGGCTTGATGGATCACGACAAAATTTCGACCTGGCACACCGGGGGCGCTTCTTCGTCGACCCTGATCTTGTTAGCAGGATTGAGGTCGTGCGAGGAAGCGCAAGTGCGCTCTATGGAAGCGGCGCGCTTGGCGGTGTTATCTCTGTTGAAACCATTGGCGCAAATGATTTGCTGCAAGACGGTGAAACCTTTGGTGCGCGTGCAAAAATCGGATACCAGTCAAACGGTGATGAGCTTCTGACATCCTTTGGGGTGTACGGCAAATCTGGACCGATCGATATTTTGGGTAATTTTGTCTACCGTCAGGTCTTTAACGACCTGGAAGGGGGTAGCGGTAACCCTATTGTCGATACGGAAGACAGGTTATTGAATGGGCTTGTGAATTTTGGCCTCAATATCGGGGAAAATTCGCGCCTTGAAATCATTGCAGATCAATATGACAATGAAGGCGAAAATCCAACAGCAGCAGATAGTGTATCGTCCCCCAACACAGTGGTTGACCGCGATACTCGTGAACGCAATCTGCGTTTAAATTATACCTATAATGACCCTGACAATCAGTTCATCGATTTCAGAGTAAACGCTTATTACAGCGATATTGACGTCACCGAAGCCCGTTTTGTTGATGACCGTCTGGATATCTCTGATTTCTCAAGTCGCGGTATTGATATCAATAATACATCCAGATTTGGCTCTGATGGCCTTTCTGTCGCTTTAACCTATGGCTTTGAATGGTTTGAGGATGACCAGTCAGGCACGCGTGATGGTGTCGACCGGCTTCAATTCCCTGATGCCGAACGTAGTTTTACAGCAGTGTACGCACAGGCTGAGATCGAAATTTTGGAAACACTCTCCATTATTCCCGGCATTCGTTATGATGATTTTGCCCAAGACTCTGACCTTGGTGGTGAAAGGGATAACGATGCGTTCACGCCGCGTGTGGCGATCGGCTTTTCACCAACAGACTGGTTTTACCTCTGGGGAAGTTGGGCAGAAGCATTCCGGGCTCCAAGCTTAACAGAGCTATTTAATGATGGTACTCACTTTGCCATTCCAAACGGCCTTGGGCCAAACACGCTGGTACTTAATCAGTTTGTTCCAACACCTGATTTACTGCCAGAGGAAGCGGAAACCTTGGAGCTCGGCGCAAGGGTGCGTTTTGAAAACGAAACTGATGATATTCGGCTCCAAGCATCTGCAACCTATTTCTCAAGTGATATTGATAACTTTGTTAATCAGGTCGTGACCTTCCTGGACCCAACCCGTCCACCGCAGTTCGTACCGCCATTTGGCCCGACAACCTTTTTTGGCACAACACAAAGTACGAACGTTGACGCCAACATCTCAGGTTTTGAAGCCGAAGCAAAATTTGACAGCACTTATTTCTCTGTTTCCGTTAGTGGCTTTACTCTGGACGGCGATGACCGCACCAATAACACAGGGTTAGGTTCAATTCCGCAGGATAGCATCACTTTCACGCTAAACGGCAATATACCTAACTGGGGTGTCCGCTTAGGTGGCCGCGCAACGATCGCGTCAGCGCAGCGCGACGTACCAGATGGAAGCGTGGAAACCGACGGATACGAAACTATTGACCTTTTTGTTTCATGGGTACCGAAAAACCTTGAAGGCTTCTCAATTACGGCCGGTATCGACAATCTGTTTGATGAAGAGTTTTCTGTTCATCCGACAGTGATCGAACAGCCCGGGCGCAGTTTTAGGATTACACTGTCACACCGGTTTGGTGGTTAG
- the hemP gene encoding hemin uptake protein HemP translates to MQARPTLSVKPSAKAYVPHKPIVSSDTILQGQTEVIIMHEDVEYRLRRTSQNKLILTK, encoded by the coding sequence ATGCAAGCGAGACCTACACTGAGTGTGAAACCATCTGCAAAAGCATACGTACCACACAAGCCAATTGTATCTAGTGATACAATCCTACAAGGACAGACTGAGGTTATAATTATGCATGAAGATGTTGAGTACCGCCTGCGCCGTACCAGTCAAAATAAACTCATCTTGACCAAATAG
- a CDS encoding alpha/beta hydrolase: protein MITVSTRQPVDDEAVVYSGERGKEYQLNRVDVLVPPSHQRGHLELPGKTPNAEKSFVVSKLSTIDEEASFELLTRTVPEGRVLVFVHGYNVKYSEAVYRLAQISKDLNIHAFPILFTWPSRGTVLSYLYDKESATFSRDSLERLFARLTNTPEVKEIVVLGHSMGAWLTMEALRQSAIRNKGISSKFIDVILASPDIDQDVFVQQFNALGTEKPHFTFLTTEDDNALRISAILSGGITRVGRLNPRSSEVQTWLKGHTNVTVVDLSELERGGTHHHSKYAENKESLDFVASSLRSENRSNGVSRTLSRPSQAVLVTLSRILDVTGMKN from the coding sequence ATGATCACGGTTTCAACTCGTCAACCCGTCGATGACGAAGCGGTCGTCTATTCAGGAGAGCGAGGGAAGGAGTATCAATTGAACCGTGTCGATGTTTTAGTGCCGCCATCGCATCAACGAGGTCACCTAGAGCTCCCTGGAAAAACGCCAAATGCAGAAAAATCTTTTGTTGTCTCTAAACTGTCCACCATTGATGAAGAAGCTTCATTTGAACTGTTAACCCGTACAGTACCGGAAGGGCGTGTTTTGGTATTTGTACATGGATATAACGTAAAATATTCAGAAGCGGTATACAGACTGGCGCAGATTTCGAAAGACCTCAATATTCATGCATTCCCTATATTATTCACATGGCCATCTCGGGGGACGGTGCTATCCTATCTTTATGATAAAGAAAGCGCTACGTTTTCCCGAGACTCTCTTGAGAGGCTGTTTGCAAGGCTAACAAACACACCTGAAGTAAAGGAAATCGTTGTTTTAGGGCATTCGATGGGGGCGTGGTTGACAATGGAAGCACTACGACAATCTGCCATAAGAAACAAAGGCATATCATCCAAGTTTATAGACGTAATCCTCGCGTCTCCTGATATTGACCAAGATGTTTTCGTTCAGCAATTTAATGCGTTAGGAACGGAGAAACCACATTTTACTTTTTTAACTACAGAAGATGATAATGCGCTCCGGATTTCTGCAATATTGTCCGGGGGAATAACCCGAGTAGGTCGGTTAAATCCAAGGTCTTCGGAAGTGCAGACTTGGTTGAAAGGCCACACAAATGTTACTGTAGTAGACCTCTCAGAGCTGGAACGCGGTGGTACACACCATCATTCTAAATATGCTGAAAACAAGGAATCTTTAGACTTTGTGGCATCCAGCTTGCGCTCCGAGAACCGATCAAACGGAGTTTCACGTACATTATCTCGACCAAGCCAGGCAGTTTTAGTAACACTGTCACGTATTCTGGATGTAACAGGTATGAAGAACTAA
- a CDS encoding ABC transporter permease: MSVFVKSFLREVSFLKHSRWDRVGVLWLPLGMMIVVCAQFGAGALRHLPVTVIDQDMSTVSRQLSAALDAAPAITVTSIQADFEFAKREVLSKRAYAMVLIPEEASERMTRGESANIILYYNSSFFSIGNTISREFDRVIRNFNAELASRQAALPGETAGVRPVPLRVTVRTLFNPYTSYELYILSFALPGLLHFIFMVSVTSALGRELRDGTIKEWLGSSSAPFWAIVGKIAPYLVIFMLWASVATYYLSHVRGFPIQGSYIYILSAYALMFMAYAGMALFFVGISKSMGRALSFTAIYAGMSIAFADTVFPIESASTFGQVWATILPFTWFLRAFFEQWVMGSSLLVSLPLLAILILFLTPGLLFGIKPYIKSAAQPETWGKE, translated from the coding sequence ATGTCAGTATTTGTAAAATCATTCCTTCGTGAAGTGTCTTTTCTGAAGCATAGTCGCTGGGACCGAGTTGGTGTTTTGTGGTTGCCATTAGGTATGATGATCGTTGTGTGTGCTCAATTTGGGGCCGGCGCTCTTAGACATCTTCCGGTCACTGTCATTGACCAGGACATGAGTACAGTTTCGAGACAGCTTAGTGCAGCATTAGATGCGGCGCCTGCGATTACGGTCACTAGCATTCAAGCTGATTTTGAATTCGCCAAGAGGGAAGTGCTTTCTAAGCGCGCTTATGCAATGGTCCTGATCCCTGAAGAGGCTTCTGAGAGAATGACAAGAGGTGAAAGCGCAAATATTATACTTTATTATAACTCCAGTTTTTTTTCGATCGGCAATACGATTTCTCGTGAATTTGACCGGGTAATCCGCAACTTTAATGCAGAATTGGCATCCCGTCAGGCAGCTCTGCCGGGAGAAACTGCCGGTGTTCGCCCAGTGCCACTTCGTGTGACTGTTCGCACACTTTTTAACCCTTATACGAGTTATGAGCTTTACATCCTTTCCTTCGCGTTGCCAGGCCTTCTACATTTTATTTTTATGGTTTCGGTCACCAGTGCGCTTGGGCGAGAATTACGGGATGGAACAATCAAGGAATGGCTTGGAAGCAGTTCTGCCCCATTTTGGGCCATTGTTGGTAAAATAGCGCCGTATTTAGTGATTTTTATGCTTTGGGCGAGTGTGGCAACTTACTATTTATCTCACGTTCGGGGTTTTCCAATTCAAGGGAGCTATATCTATATCTTGAGCGCTTATGCGCTTATGTTTATGGCCTATGCTGGCATGGCGCTTTTTTTCGTCGGCATCAGCAAATCAATGGGACGAGCTCTTTCCTTCACAGCAATCTATGCAGGCATGTCGATTGCCTTTGCGGACACTGTATTTCCTATTGAATCTGCGTCAACCTTTGGCCAAGTTTGGGCGACAATTCTTCCTTTTACCTGGTTTTTGCGTGCTTTCTTCGAGCAGTGGGTCATGGGCAGCTCGCTTCTGGTAAGTCTACCCCTTCTTGCTATCTTGATTCTGTTTTTGACGCCGGGTCTTTTGTTTGGGATAAAGCCTTACATCAAATCGGCCGCTCAACCAGAAACTTGGGGGAAAGAATGA
- a CDS encoding HlyD family secretion protein, with translation MNTENVAIDDSKASTETTTVDTNVPEKKKTPGFLKVGSFIAVIAFLVYGVVQSYQPIPDQLQGTVDAREVRAASKVTGRIQEFFIEEGEFVQKGQLLFAMDSPEVEARRRQAEGVLASAKATEAKAITGARSEDIRAAEAQWLRAKAAADLADITFKRISRLFDEGVVAGQSRDEAEANALASREQERAAKAIYDQALAGARREDIDAASGQVERAKGAIQEIEAAENETRVYAPISGEAGKRNIQLGEIAGQGYPVLVITETEDPWVTLYLREDQYNDLAIEKRYTGQIPALNYETQVFEVTYIAPAGDFATWRATRQSSGFDIRSFEVRMKPVRPIKGLRPGMSVLFDWPQQ, from the coding sequence ATGAATACTGAAAATGTAGCTATCGATGATAGCAAGGCTTCCACTGAAACAACAACTGTGGATACAAATGTGCCTGAAAAGAAGAAAACCCCTGGTTTCTTAAAAGTAGGCTCGTTTATTGCGGTAATAGCGTTTCTTGTTTACGGAGTCGTTCAAAGCTATCAACCAATTCCTGATCAATTACAGGGAACTGTCGACGCCCGAGAGGTTAGGGCAGCGAGTAAAGTTACTGGTCGTATTCAGGAATTTTTCATTGAAGAAGGCGAATTTGTTCAGAAAGGACAACTGCTTTTCGCGATGGACAGTCCTGAAGTCGAGGCTCGACGCAGGCAAGCTGAAGGGGTTCTGGCAAGTGCAAAGGCCACCGAGGCCAAAGCTATCACTGGTGCACGGTCTGAGGATATACGAGCTGCAGAAGCACAGTGGCTTCGAGCAAAGGCTGCCGCAGACCTGGCAGATATAACCTTCAAGCGAATATCCCGCCTTTTTGATGAGGGTGTGGTCGCTGGCCAGTCACGCGATGAGGCGGAAGCAAATGCTCTAGCATCTCGAGAGCAAGAGCGCGCAGCCAAAGCCATTTATGATCAAGCATTAGCAGGGGCTCGGCGTGAAGATATTGATGCAGCAAGTGGTCAGGTAGAACGAGCAAAAGGTGCCATCCAAGAAATTGAAGCGGCGGAAAACGAAACTCGGGTGTATGCTCCTATAAGCGGTGAAGCCGGAAAGCGTAACATTCAACTCGGAGAGATCGCAGGGCAAGGATACCCTGTTCTGGTAATAACAGAGACTGAAGACCCCTGGGTTACCCTCTATCTACGTGAAGATCAATATAACGACTTAGCGATAGAGAAGCGCTACACTGGTCAAATTCCAGCACTCAATTATGAGACCCAGGTATTTGAGGTTACATATATTGCACCTGCAGGCGACTTTGCTACGTGGCGCGCGACCCGCCAATCGAGTGGTTTTGACATACGAAGCTTCGAGGTGAGAATGAAGCCAGTCCGGCCAATCAAAGGTCTTAGGCCTGGTATGTCTGTTCTATTCGATTGGCCTCAGCAGTGA